Part of the Kineococcus endophyticus genome is shown below.
TTGGGGTGGCTGCGCTCGATCGTGGGCGGCGCAGCAGTGGACGGGTGCAGGTGGCGTGGTCCTCAATGGCCTCACCACTGGCAATGCTGCTGTTCAGCGGGTTGCTGCTGGGGGCGGATCGCTTGCACCAGCTGCCCGCACCGACAACGGTCCTGGCCCTGGCGGGACTGGCAGGCGTGGGGGTCAAGGTCTGCATGGTCTTTGGGGAGGTGTTGCGGTTGGGTGACAGCCACGATCAGGCGTTGACCGACGAACTGACGCAGCTGCCGAACCGGCGCGCCTTCAACCTCGCCCTGGCCGCTGAGGCCGGTCCTGGAAGCCGTAGCGCCAAGGTGGCGGTGATGCTTATCGATCTGGACCGCTTCAAGGAGGTCAACGACTCCTACGGTCACGCTTACGGTGACGCGCTGCTGAAGGAAGTCGCGGTGCGGGTCGCTCAACGGCTTCCGGCCGAGGCAGTCCTGGCCCGGTTGGGTGGTGATGAGTTCGCCGTCCTGTTGCCGGGGATGGGGCTGCAAGAGGCGGAGTTCGCGGCCACTGAGGTGTTGCAACAACTGGGCCGGCCCCTGCGGCTAGGGTCGGTTTCGATGAAGATCGGGGCCAGTATCGGCGTCGCCAGCTGGCCGCTGGATGGTTGGTCGGATGATGCAGACCTGTCTGCCTCGACGGGGCATGTTCCTGTGTCGGGGTTTACTTCGCAGGAACGCCGTGGCGGCCTCTGGTCGGCAGAGTCGGCTGACTTGCAGGTCCCCGTGTCCGGGGTCGAGCAGGGGAGCTGGCTGGGCGTCGGCGCTGAGGAGTTGCTGCGTCGTGCTGATGTGGCGATGTATTCGGCGAAACGGGCTGGCGGCGGGGTCGCCCGTTACGACGCGGCCGCTGATGAGCGGGCTCGTGCCGAACAAGTGCTGATGCGCGAACTGGACTTCGGACTGGGGGCGGGGGAGTTGATGAACCACTACCAGCCGCAGGTCGATATCCGCACCGGTCACGTCACGGGGATGGAGGCACTGGTCCGCTGGCAGCACCCGGTCCGTGGATTGCTGGGCCCTGGGGTCTTCCTCGAGCTGGCCGAAGAGAACGGGTTCATGGGCGCCCTGACGATCACTGTGCTGCGCCATGCCACCGCTGATGCCGTGGCCTGGCATCGGGCCGGGTGGCCGGTGAGAATCTCGGTGAACCTGGCCGCCTGCTGCCTGCTGGACCCCGAGCTGCCGTCACTGGTCGAGCAGATCGTGGCGGAGGCTGGTCTGGACCCGGCCCTGCTGGTGTTGGAGATCACCGAGACGACGTTGATGCAGGACCCGGATCGCAGTCGGGAGACCATTAATCGGTTGTTGGATCTGGGGGCGGCGGTCAGCATCGATGACTATGGGACGGGGTATTCTAGTTTAGCTTACCTGCAGGACTTGCCGGCGTCGGAGTTGAAGCTGGACCGGTCGTTCACTCAGCGTCTGAGTAGTGATCCGCGGACGGGGCAGATCATCAAGAGCACCACGGACCTTGCGCACAGCCTGGGGTTGCGGATGCTGGTGGAGGGGGTGGAGGACCCCGCGACGTTGCAGCTGTTGCGTGAGTTGGGGGTGGATGAGTCGCAGGGGTACTACCATGCTAGACCTATGCCTGCGGGGGAAGTTTCGGCGTGGTTGCAGCGGGCCGAGATGGACCGGGCGACTAATTCGACCGCCGCGGCACCAGTCGCAGAGTTGTAAACGCGTCCTGGTGTGCGCGGTAACAGTGTGCCCCCTGGTTCGCTCGCGACCGACACCGGAGCTGCGGTGCTAGCCAGGACGGAGTAGACGACGGAGAACTGGATTTCTTGGCCGCCGGCGATAGGCGGGTTGCGCTCACAAGGTTGTTCCGGCGGTGGTCGCGCCGTTCTCGGCGACGGTAGGGCTCCAACGGATTGGCTCCTGGCATGCTAGAGAATGTGACTCACTGCTGGGTAGTGAGTGAGCCGGCGGCCTGGTCACGCTCACGTCGAAGTGTGAGGAGTTTCGCTGGATCGTGCGCTGCGGATGAACCCGTTGACCAGGGCGTCGGCTCCTCGACGCCAGATGGCGGCGAGATCGATGGTGGCAGAGCCCTGCAGGTGGATGAGGCGTACGACATCGGCGCGCAGGGAGCCTTGATGTGCCGCGCTTTCTGGCACGAGAGCGACTCCGAGGCCGCAGGCGACCATCGCCAGCTGGCTAGTGATGGAGCGGGCGCTGTGGCGTGCCTCGGGTGCGAAGTCGGCGGCGCGGCAGCAGGCGACAACTTGGTCGTGGTAGTCGGGAGAGATCTCCCGGGGCAGCCAGATCCAGGGCAGGGTGGCGGCGGCGGCGAGGTGCTCTGGGTCAGTGAGGCCGGGTGCCCAGGCGGCGGGGACGACGAGGACAAAGTGCTCGCTGCGCAGGGTGGCGCGCACGCACTCGGCCGGGGTCGCCAGCTGCCGCACGACCGCGATGTCGAGTTCGCGACGTCGTACCGCCTGCACGGCGTCGTGGGTGTCGACTTCGCGGACCTGCACATCCACGCTGGGGTATTCAGCGCTGAAGCTGGCCAGCACCTGCGGGAGGGGGTCAAGGAAGGCGGAGGTGACCGCGCCAATGCGCAGGCGCCCGACCTGCCCGCCAGCTGCGGCGCGGGCGGCATCGGTGGCTGCTTGGGAGGTGTGCACCAGCTCTCGACAGCGCTGCAACAGTGCCGCCCCAGCCGGGCTGAGGGTGACCTCCCGGGTGGTGCGATGCAGCAGCCGCACCCCAAGGCGCTGCTCCAGACCCTTGACGGTCTGGGAGAGCGGCGGCTGGGACATGTGTAGGCGAGCTGCGGCGCGACCGAAGTGCAGCTCTTCGGCGACGGCAATGAAGTACCGCGCCTCACGCACCTCGATCACTGATCTGCCGAGCCTCTCACTGCGGGTCTTATTCGGACCTTCACTCTATGGGCCCAAGGCGCTCCACTGAACAGGTGACGACGACACGCAACGATCCGCCGGCTGGGCCTGCGACCACCGGTGCAGCCAAGGATGAGCTGCTGCGACAGCTGGCCTGGCTGGACTCCACCGTCCTCAGCGACGCCCTGGACTTTCTTGGTCTGCCGCCGGGCATCGCTCACCTGACGTCGCGATGGGGCTCCCCTCGCATGGTGGGGGTGGTGCGCACCGTGGAGCTGGAGGCGGACACCGGTGGGGCGCCCGGCCCGCACATCGCCACCCGCGCGATTGCCACCGCCGGGGCCGGTGACGTGCTCGTCGTCGCCAACGGTGGTCGCGAGGACGTCTCCTGCTGGGGTGGACTGCTGTCGCTGGGCAGCATCGCCCGTGGGGTTGTCGGTGTCGTCGCCGATGGGGCTTGCCGCGACGTCGCCGAGGCTGAGGCGCTGGGGTTTCCGGTCTACGCCCGAGCGGTGACCCCGCGCACCGCCCGCGGGCGGCTGCGTGAGCGAGCCTGCGGTGAGCGTGTGCAGATTGCCGGGGTGGCGGTGGACGATGGTGACCTGGTGCTCGCCGACGACAGTGGAGTTGTCTTCGTCCCGCGGGCGTATGCGGCGGAGGTCATCGCCCGCGCCCAGGCCATCGTCGGGCGCGAGGCGGCGATCGCCGCCGACGTGCGCAGGGGGGCGGAGATGGCGCAGGCGATGCACGATGCGCGTCTAGCTGGCCAGCAGTACGAGGTGACTGCCCCACAGGAGGGTCCGCGCCTGCCGGTGCAGGCGCGGCTGTCGCTGGTGCCGACCGCTGCGGTCTCAGACGCGCTGGACCGGCTCGGCTTGCCTGGCTCGCTGCACGGCCTTGGTGGTCTGCGAGAGGGCCAGAGCGCCTGCGGTCCGGCCTTCACCGCCCGCTACGAGCCCGTCGACGATTCCGGCGGCACCGTCGGGGACTTCCTCGACGACGTTCCCGCTGGTGCGGTGGTGGTCATCGACAACGGTGGTTCAACCACCGAGACCGTCTGGGGCGGGATCATGACCCGTATCGCGGCGGCCAACGGGGTCGCCGGCACGGTCATCAACGGTGTCTGTCGCGACACCGCAGCCAGTGCCGCGGTGGGGTACAGCACCTGGAGTGCGGGGCGATTCATGCGCACCGGCAAGGACCGGGTCCGTCTGCATGCGGTGCAGGAGCCGGTGAGCATCAACGGCGTGACGATCCGACCGGGCGATGTGGTCGTCGGTGACGACGACGGCGTCGTCGTCGTACCCGTCGAGCGTGCCGAGGAGGTCGCTGAGCTGGCCGAGCGCATCGAGGCGGTGGAGGCGGCGATTCTCACCGCCGTGGCGGCGGGATCCTCACTGACTCAGGCACGCCGTGAGCACGGCTACCACGCCCTGCAGACCCGCGACAGCAACCAGGTGACCGCATGAGCACCTCAACCAGCGCCATCCCCGAGGCAACGACGACGAGCACGGCGACCAGCGCTGATGCGGCGCGGGGTCACTCCGCGGCAACGCTGTGGGAGGCGGCCGCCACGCAGTGGCGCACCACCGGTGGTGACATCCCGCCGGAGGTCGCGATGGACGCCGGGATCACTGCCGCCTGGCCGGGTGCCCGGGTGGCTGGCCCGGCGTACACGGTGCAAGGCGCAGGTGGAGACAACCTCGCCTTGCACCTGGCCTTGGTCGCCGCACCGGCCGGTTCGGTCCTGGTGGCCGAGCTCGGTGGTGCGGACAACGGGCACTGGGGTGAGGTGATGGCTGTGGCCGCGCAGGCGCATAACCTGCTCGGTCTCGTCATCGACGGGGGCGTCCGAGACCGCGCCGAGCAGGCTGCCTTGGGTTTTCCTGTCTTCTCCCGCGGCGGCAGCGTGCGCGGCACCCGCAAGGACGTCCCCGGTCACCTCGCCGGACCGGTCCGCGTCGGTGGCCTTCTCATCCGCACCGGCGACCTCGTTGTCGCTGACGCCGACGGCGTCGTCGTCCTGCCCGCCGAGCGGGTGGACGCCGTCCTCCATACCGCTGACGAACGCGCCACGAAGGAGCAGGACATCTTCACCCAGCTGAAGGCCGGCGCCACCACCCTGCAGGTGTACGGGCTGAACCCGCGGGGTGCTCTGTGAACGCCACCTACACCGCTGTGGCGGTCTCGACGACGGAAGCGACGGCACCTTCGGACAACGCAATCCTGGCCGTCAATGCCCGCGCCGCTGCCCTGCGGGCACGGGGTGTCGACGTGATCAGCCTGGCGGCCGGGGAGCCGGACACCCCCACCGCGCCGTACATCACCGAAGCCGCCGCGCACGCTGCCCTGCACGGGAACCACCACTACGGTCCCGCCGCCGGTGAACCTGCGCTGCGCACCGCGATCGCCGCCCGCCTTCCCGC
Proteins encoded:
- a CDS encoding putative bifunctional diguanylate cyclase/phosphodiesterase, giving the protein MTRAAVTVLALLVALTCGAWHGAAWLIYVACVLAFAVTVAVGPLRWRRDRAVWVGIAVGVLLLSVPQAVLMMSGDGSHAGSLQALGDRAQLAVAGVCGYVGLYVGQIMVLRQRVRELLPSVWFDGVHSTTVLAALCAAWVVAPVRSATGLGTLGTVALVGRPMLGLLLFSVALAMCSILGWRSERAVTLMAVAFGLLLVGDGVNVLWMCGVLVGSWWGLAIWLAHLGVLGALGVAALDRGRRSSGRVQVAWSSMASPLAMLLFSGLLLGADRLHQLPAPTTVLALAGLAGVGVKVCMVFGEVLRLGDSHDQALTDELTQLPNRRAFNLALAAEAGPGSRSAKVAVMLIDLDRFKEVNDSYGHAYGDALLKEVAVRVAQRLPAEAVLARLGGDEFAVLLPGMGLQEAEFAATEVLQQLGRPLRLGSVSMKIGASIGVASWPLDGWSDDADLSASTGHVPVSGFTSQERRGGLWSAESADLQVPVSGVEQGSWLGVGAEELLRRADVAMYSAKRAGGGVARYDAAADERARAEQVLMRELDFGLGAGELMNHYQPQVDIRTGHVTGMEALVRWQHPVRGLLGPGVFLELAEENGFMGALTITVLRHATADAVAWHRAGWPVRISVNLAACCLLDPELPSLVEQIVAEAGLDPALLVLEITETTLMQDPDRSRETINRLLDLGAAVSIDDYGTGYSSLAYLQDLPASELKLDRSFTQRLSSDPRTGQIIKSTTDLAHSLGLRMLVEGVEDPATLQLLRELGVDESQGYYHARPMPAGEVSAWLQRAEMDRATNSTAAAPVAEL
- a CDS encoding RraA family protein, with amino-acid sequence MSTSTSAIPEATTTSTATSADAARGHSAATLWEAAATQWRTTGGDIPPEVAMDAGITAAWPGARVAGPAYTVQGAGGDNLALHLALVAAPAGSVLVAELGGADNGHWGEVMAVAAQAHNLLGLVIDGGVRDRAEQAALGFPVFSRGGSVRGTRKDVPGHLAGPVRVGGLLIRTGDLVVADADGVVVLPAERVDAVLHTADERATKEQDIFTQLKAGATTLQVYGLNPRGAL
- a CDS encoding LysR family transcriptional regulator; this encodes MIEVREARYFIAVAEELHFGRAAARLHMSQPPLSQTVKGLEQRLGVRLLHRTTREVTLSPAGAALLQRCRELVHTSQAATDAARAAAGGQVGRLRIGAVTSAFLDPLPQVLASFSAEYPSVDVQVREVDTHDAVQAVRRRELDIAVVRQLATPAECVRATLRSEHFVLVVPAAWAPGLTDPEHLAAAATLPWIWLPREISPDYHDQVVACCRAADFAPEARHSARSITSQLAMVACGLGVALVPESAAHQGSLRADVVRLIHLQGSATIDLAAIWRRGADALVNGFIRSARSSETPHTST
- a CDS encoding RraA family protein yields the protein MHDARLAGQQYEVTAPQEGPRLPVQARLSLVPTAAVSDALDRLGLPGSLHGLGGLREGQSACGPAFTARYEPVDDSGGTVGDFLDDVPAGAVVVIDNGGSTTETVWGGIMTRIAAANGVAGTVINGVCRDTAASAAVGYSTWSAGRFMRTGKDRVRLHAVQEPVSINGVTIRPGDVVVGDDDGVVVVPVERAEEVAELAERIEAVEAAILTAVAAGSSLTQARREHGYHALQTRDSNQVTA